The Mauremys reevesii isolate NIE-2019 linkage group 1, ASM1616193v1, whole genome shotgun sequence genome has a segment encoding these proteins:
- the SOCS2 gene encoding suppressor of cytokine signaling 2, translating into MTLRSFEPSDGAERAGTEWRGPRAEGTERAAAERLAAAMEELRRAGWYWGSMNVAEAKERLQDTPEGTFLVRDSSHSEYLLTISVKTSAGPTNLRIEYQDGKFRLDSIICVRSRLKQFDSVVHLIEYYVLTCKDRKTGPETPSNGIVHLYLNKPLYTSTPSLQHHCRITINKCTDKILELPLPTRLKEYLKEYQYQV; encoded by the exons ATGACCCTGCGCTCTTTCGAGCCCTCGGATGGCGCGGAGCGGGCCGGGACCGAGTGGCGGGGTCCCCGGGCTGAGGGGACCGAGCGGGCGGCGGCGGAGCGCCTGGCCgcggccatggaggagctgaggcgGGCAG GGTGGTACTGGGGCAGTATGAATGTTGCTGAAGCCAAAGAGAGATTACAAGATACTCCTGAAGGTACTTTCTTGGTTAGAGACAGCTCCCATTCAGAGTATCTACTGACTATCTCGGTAAAAACATCAGCTGGACCAACCAATCTGCGTATCGAGTATCAAGacggcaaattcagactggactCCATCATATGTGTCCGATCTCGGCTTAAACAATTTGATAGTGTGGTCCATCTGATTGAATACTACGTTCTTACATGCAAGGATAGAAAAACTGGGCCTGAAACTCCATCAAATGGAATAGTGCATCTTTATTTGAACAAACCTCTCTATACTTCAACTCCATCTCTGCAACATCACTGTAGAATAACTATAAACAAATGTACAGATAAGATCTTGGAACTGCCTTTACCAACAAGATTAAAAGAGTACTTGAAAGAGTATCAATACCAGGTATAA